A part of Halobaculum sp. MBLA0143 genomic DNA contains:
- a CDS encoding ArnT family glycosyltransferase codes for MDRRRGWLFAGGVAVAAGVTATAVGVWLFPFHSVNHDEGVYLAQAAMLLEGQLFLDPPLPDLFRPWFFVERPDGLLYPKYAPVPAATFALGWLAGSPRLGLVGVTVAVAVGTYALAATLFDRRRGVVAALLLFASPLFLLHSGVFLPYAPTTVWNLLFAYAYVRADRDRSPRLAAVAGVAVGVAFFSRPYTAVAFAAPFVVHAVWSLRARADGAPLHRPTVGRQTLTAVGGLLGVAAALGYNAAATGSPLVFPYQAFAPADGIGFGHREILGYDRTYTPALALRANAEVVWRLFTRWVPAGAVGTLAAVAGLWQLRGDRDRVGTHRRLLAATVPSVVAANVAFWGNLNLLGDLALPADGLIASLGPYYHYDLIVPTAVFAAVGLVGLRNRAAAVADAGPRGRQAVAGLLAVAVVVAGAAAAAPPVARNADATQTYRSAYVPFTDAGDGDAVGDWATGVETANTDGVAPFDRVGRPALTTPADAVVLVPRPFGDWLAHPYQPLRNDPGFDAPTLYALDDEPFAVADAFPGRTLYRYVSRGAWEPQIGDRVAARLQRVHERTGERVNLTAELGVPRAPSSVSVRLAGADGQAYYAATPADGALNLTVTVTADGEGDDATVGLAGPVERVGEGVVAVDGRETVTLTVFVDYGTGSGVSYRLRLPVAVADDRVRAVTPALSACTRPTECGEEAGYVPRATEPGVRIDARLAAGNESVAA; via the coding sequence ATGGACCGGCGTCGTGGGTGGCTGTTCGCCGGGGGCGTCGCCGTCGCCGCCGGCGTCACCGCGACTGCCGTCGGCGTCTGGCTGTTCCCGTTCCACTCCGTCAACCACGACGAAGGGGTGTACCTCGCCCAAGCCGCGATGCTGTTGGAAGGGCAGTTGTTCCTCGACCCCCCGCTCCCGGACCTGTTCCGACCGTGGTTCTTCGTCGAACGTCCGGACGGACTCCTCTACCCGAAGTACGCGCCAGTGCCGGCGGCGACGTTCGCGCTCGGCTGGCTCGCCGGCTCCCCACGACTGGGGCTGGTCGGCGTCACGGTCGCCGTCGCGGTCGGGACGTACGCGCTGGCGGCGACGTTGTTCGACCGCCGGCGGGGCGTCGTCGCCGCGCTCCTCCTGTTCGCGTCCCCGTTGTTCCTCCTCCACTCCGGGGTGTTCCTGCCGTACGCGCCGACGACCGTCTGGAACCTCCTGTTCGCGTACGCCTACGTCCGGGCGGACCGGGACCGGAGCCCGCGGCTGGCGGCAGTCGCCGGCGTCGCCGTCGGCGTCGCGTTCTTCTCGCGGCCGTACACCGCGGTGGCGTTCGCCGCGCCGTTCGTCGTCCACGCCGTCTGGAGTCTCCGGGCGCGGGCCGACGGCGCCCCACTCCACCGTCCGACCGTCGGGAGACAGACGCTGACGGCCGTCGGCGGACTCCTCGGCGTCGCGGCCGCGCTCGGCTACAACGCCGCCGCGACGGGGTCGCCGCTCGTGTTCCCGTACCAGGCGTTCGCGCCCGCAGACGGGATCGGCTTCGGCCACCGCGAGATCCTGGGGTACGACCGGACGTACACGCCGGCGTTGGCCCTCCGGGCGAACGCGGAGGTTGTGTGGCGGTTGTTCACCCGGTGGGTGCCGGCGGGCGCCGTCGGCACGCTCGCGGCCGTCGCCGGGCTCTGGCAGCTCCGAGGGGACCGCGACCGCGTCGGCACCCACAGACGGCTGTTGGCCGCCACCGTCCCGAGTGTCGTCGCCGCGAACGTCGCCTTCTGGGGCAACCTCAACCTCCTGGGTGACCTCGCCTTGCCGGCCGACGGGCTGATCGCGTCGCTGGGGCCGTACTACCACTACGACCTGATCGTCCCGACGGCCGTGTTCGCGGCCGTCGGGCTCGTCGGACTGCGGAACCGGGCGGCCGCCGTCGCCGACGCCGGCCCTCGGGGACGGCAGGCGGTCGCGGGGCTGTTGGCCGTCGCGGTCGTCGTCGCCGGCGCCGCCGCGGCCGCGCCGCCGGTCGCCCGGAACGCCGACGCGACCCAGACGTACCGGTCGGCGTACGTGCCGTTCACGGACGCCGGCGACGGTGACGCCGTCGGCGACTGGGCCACCGGTGTCGAGACGGCGAACACGGACGGCGTCGCGCCGTTCGACCGCGTCGGCCGCCCGGCGCTGACGACGCCTGCGGACGCGGTCGTCCTCGTCCCGCGGCCGTTCGGCGACTGGCTCGCGCACCCGTACCAGCCGCTACGCAACGATCCCGGGTTCGACGCGCCGACACTGTACGCGTTGGACGACGAGCCGTTCGCGGTCGCGGACGCGTTCCCGGGCCGGACGCTGTACCGCTACGTCTCCCGCGGGGCGTGGGAGCCACAGATCGGCGACCGGGTCGCGGCGCGGCTCCAGCGTGTCCACGAACGGACCGGCGAACGGGTGAACCTGACCGCCGAACTGGGCGTCCCACGGGCGCCGTCGTCCGTCTCCGTCCGGCTCGCGGGTGCCGACGGCCAGGCGTACTACGCGGCGACGCCCGCCGACGGGGCACTGAACCTCACCGTGACCGTGACCGCCGACGGCGAAGGCGACGACGCGACCGTCGGCCTCGCCGGTCCGGTAGAGCGTGTCGGCGAGGGCGTCGTCGCCGTCGACGGCCGCGAGACGGTGACGCTCACCGTCTTCGTAGACTACGGCACCGGCTCCGGGGTCAGCTACCGACTCCGGCTCCCGGTCGCCGTCGCCGACGACCGGGTGCGGGCGGTGACGCCGGCGCTGTCGGCGTGTACACGACCGACGGAGTGTGGGGAGGAGGCGGGCTACGTCCCGCGGGCGACGGAGCCGGGCGTCCGAATCGACGCGCGGCTGGCGGCCGGCAACGAGAGCGTCGCGGCCTGA
- a CDS encoding ABC transporter ATP-binding protein, which yields MTTIDPTDDGRDETTDDDTLGLRYDGHDHREGTAVSAYADAEPVLELSGVRQEYGPETAVDGVDLVVREGELLTLLGPSGCGKTTTLRLIAGLDVPTDGTVQVAGETVAGAGEPVPPEERDVGMVFQEFALFPHLTVAENVAFGIDDWPAEDRERRVEELLELVGLEEYGDRSPTDLSGGQRQRVALARSLAPEPDVLLLDEPFSNLDVRLRTRMREEVRRILKSAGVTAVSVTHDQEEALSISDRVAVVDGGQIEQVGRPETVFEHPESRFVAEFIGQASFLTGTFSEGRVATGLGTFRADMLQGLTDDYDGAEVDVLVRPDDLRASPVEESNGGDGTVVGREYTGPSFVYDVELDSGDLVRCEHNHASEFGLDRRVRVDLVADHTLAWYPAD from the coding sequence ATGACCACGATCGACCCAACGGACGACGGACGCGACGAGACGACCGACGACGACACCCTCGGCCTCCGGTACGACGGCCACGACCACCGGGAGGGAACGGCAGTGTCGGCGTACGCCGACGCGGAGCCGGTGTTGGAGCTGTCGGGTGTCCGTCAGGAGTACGGCCCCGAGACCGCCGTCGACGGCGTGGACTTGGTCGTCCGGGAGGGGGAGCTGCTCACGCTGCTCGGTCCCTCCGGCTGCGGGAAGACGACGACGCTGCGGCTGATCGCCGGGCTGGACGTGCCGACGGACGGCACCGTCCAGGTGGCAGGCGAGACCGTCGCCGGCGCCGGCGAGCCGGTCCCGCCGGAGGAACGCGACGTCGGGATGGTGTTCCAGGAGTTCGCGTTGTTCCCCCACCTCACCGTCGCCGAGAACGTCGCGTTCGGGATCGACGACTGGCCGGCCGAGGACCGCGAGCGACGAGTGGAGGAGCTGCTGGAGCTCGTCGGGCTGGAGGAGTACGGCGACCGGAGCCCGACCGATCTCTCGGGCGGCCAGCGCCAACGGGTGGCGTTGGCACGGTCGCTGGCACCCGAGCCGGACGTGCTCCTCCTGGACGAGCCGTTCTCCAACCTGGACGTGCGGCTCCGCACCCGGATGCGCGAGGAGGTCCGACGCATCCTGAAGTCGGCGGGCGTGACGGCCGTCTCCGTCACCCACGATCAGGAGGAGGCGTTGTCGATCTCCGACCGGGTCGCGGTCGTCGACGGCGGCCAGATCGAACAGGTGGGCCGGCCGGAGACGGTGTTCGAGCACCCGGAGTCCCGGTTCGTCGCGGAGTTCATCGGCCAGGCCAGCTTCCTCACCGGCACCTTCTCCGAGGGACGCGTGGCGACCGGCCTCGGGACGTTCCGCGCGGACATGCTCCAGGGGCTCACGGACGACTACGACGGCGCGGAGGTCGACGTGCTGGTCCGGCCGGACGACCTCCGGGCGAGTCCGGTCGAGGAGTCGAACGGCGGCGACGGGACGGTCGTCGGTCGGGAGTACACCGGTCCGTCGTTCGTCTACGACGTGGAACTGGACAGCGGCGACCTGGTCCGGTGTGAACACAACCACGCCAGCGAGTTCGGTCTCGACCGGCGCGTCCGGGTGGATCTGGTCGCCGACCACACGCTGGCGTGGTACCCCGCGGACTGA
- a CDS encoding ABC transporter permease, whose amino-acid sequence MAGDGGEPASGPGRLARLRSLLREGEEGEPSVAVGLLAAAVSAAVLSPVVWLFLRAAEVGLAEAVSLVTAGNTFTVLTNSVALVAVVTGASVALGVPLAVLTVQTDLPFRRFWTVAVALPLVVPSYVGAFAFVSAFGPRGVLSGVLAPLGVSVPTVYGFGGAALVLTSFVYPYVFLTTRASLLSFDTTQLEAARTLDTGYWAAFERVVLPQIAPGVTAGALLVALYTLSDFGTPAIMHFDTFTRTIFVELNTFARSNATLLSLQLLGVTAVILALESRVGPGEADGYGASSSTDTVVELGYWAIPATLLLAAVVIVTLGLPVGILGLWLVRSGPGYAAGGLGFEWQFGLNSAVVAAAAAVVTTLAAVPVAYYSGRTSSWLGSLIERPTYVGYAMPGVVLGLALVFFGTRYVPGLYQTLPLLIFAYVVRFLPQAIGATRSSVLGVDRALVGAARTLGESPRRAFRRVTLPLIAPGLVAGAALVFLTTMKELPATLILQPAGFNTLVTYIWRVQEAGYYGQAALPALVLVVISSVSMLVILRGEDTDL is encoded by the coding sequence ATGGCAGGCGACGGCGGCGAGCCCGCGTCGGGCCCCGGCAGACTCGCTCGGCTCCGCAGTCTCCTCCGCGAGGGGGAGGAGGGTGAGCCGTCGGTCGCCGTCGGCCTGTTGGCCGCCGCCGTCTCTGCCGCCGTGTTGTCGCCGGTCGTCTGGCTCTTCTTGCGCGCCGCCGAGGTGGGGCTCGCAGAGGCCGTCTCGCTGGTCACCGCCGGCAACACGTTCACCGTCCTGACGAACAGTGTCGCGCTGGTGGCCGTCGTCACGGGTGCGAGCGTGGCGTTGGGCGTGCCGCTCGCAGTGTTGACCGTCCAGACGGACCTCCCGTTCCGGCGGTTCTGGACCGTCGCGGTCGCTCTGCCGCTCGTCGTCCCCAGCTACGTCGGCGCGTTCGCGTTCGTGTCGGCGTTCGGCCCGCGGGGCGTGCTCTCGGGCGTGCTCGCCCCGCTGGGGGTGAGCGTGCCGACGGTGTACGGCTTCGGCGGTGCCGCGCTCGTGCTCACGTCGTTCGTCTACCCGTACGTGTTCCTGACGACCCGGGCGTCGCTGCTGTCGTTCGACACCACGCAGTTGGAGGCTGCCCGCACCCTCGACACGGGGTACTGGGCGGCGTTCGAGCGTGTCGTGCTCCCGCAGATCGCGCCCGGGGTCACCGCCGGGGCGCTCCTCGTCGCGTTGTACACCCTCTCGGACTTCGGGACGCCCGCGATCATGCACTTCGACACGTTCACCCGGACGATCTTCGTGGAGCTGAACACGTTCGCCCGGAGCAACGCGACGCTCCTGTCGCTGCAGCTGCTCGGCGTGACGGCCGTGATCCTGGCGTTGGAGTCTCGAGTCGGGCCGGGGGAGGCGGACGGCTACGGAGCGAGCAGCTCGACGGACACCGTCGTCGAACTCGGCTACTGGGCGATTCCGGCGACGCTGTTGCTCGCGGCCGTCGTGATCGTCACGCTGGGGCTGCCGGTCGGCATCCTCGGGCTGTGGCTCGTCCGTTCGGGCCCGGGGTACGCCGCCGGTGGGCTCGGGTTCGAGTGGCAGTTCGGGCTCAACTCCGCCGTCGTCGCCGCCGCCGCGGCCGTCGTCACGACCCTGGCTGCGGTGCCGGTGGCGTACTACTCCGGCCGGACGAGCTCCTGGCTGGGGTCGCTGATCGAGCGACCGACGTACGTCGGCTACGCGATGCCGGGGGTCGTGCTCGGGCTGGCGCTCGTCTTCTTCGGCACCCGGTACGTTCCCGGGCTGTACCAGACGCTGCCGTTGTTGATCTTCGCGTACGTCGTCCGGTTCCTCCCGCAGGCCATCGGGGCGACACGGTCGTCCGTCCTGGGGGTCGACCGGGCGCTCGTCGGCGCCGCCCGGACGCTCGGCGAGTCGCCACGGCGGGCGTTCCGGCGGGTGACGCTGCCGTTGATCGCCCCCGGGCTCGTCGCCGGCGCCGCGCTCGTGTTCCTCACGACGATGAAGGAGCTGCCGGCGACGCTGATCCTCCAACCCGCCGGGTTCAACACCCTCGTCACCTACATCTGGCGCGTCCAGGAGGCCGGCTACTACGGCCAGGCCGCTCTGCCCGCGCTCGTGTTGGTGGTGATCTCCAGCGTCTCGATGCTCGTGATCCTCCGCGGCGAAGACACGGACCTGTGA
- a CDS encoding extracellular solute-binding protein, producing MAHDHTTDGTVDGAHDETTEETPNMHDTHDAHDDTAEETRDTDGETTDGDQTRPQGLNLLGSPKSGVNRDETSRSRRRFLAAAGSAATVGLAGCAGLGTQESGASGQVAFSDFRGSGRLVRSRPEIDAPRIADLPDLSGELTVYLGGGEGGLYRSLMELFERIYDDFTAVPSAGGTAEQANKLLTEQENTPADVFWSVDAGSLSVVADEGLTTALSSEAVADVPSEFRPDNQWVGTAGRARAVPYNTDQVSADEIPDSVMDFPDSPAVASGFGWAPTYGAFQAFVTAMRLLEGDSATREWLGQMQSTATEYPDEFLTSNAVADGEIAAGFANHYYALRVRDARPDAPLDLAFTRGGAGALINVAGAALLEPSDQTELAETFVRHLLSAEAQEFFATRTFGYPTVEGVPPVGGLPGIGELDPPSLNLSRLSDLEPTLELMRDVGVL from the coding sequence GTGGCACACGACCACACGACGGACGGGACCGTAGACGGCGCGCACGACGAGACCACCGAGGAGACACCTAATATGCACGACACACACGACGCACACGACGACACGGCCGAGGAGACACGCGACACAGACGGCGAGACGACGGACGGAGATCAGACGAGACCACAGGGGTTAAATCTCTTAGGTTCGCCTAAATCGGGTGTGAACCGAGACGAGACGTCGCGGAGCCGCCGGCGGTTCCTCGCTGCGGCCGGCAGCGCCGCGACAGTCGGACTGGCGGGCTGTGCTGGACTCGGGACGCAGGAGAGCGGGGCGAGCGGGCAGGTCGCCTTCTCCGACTTCCGTGGCTCCGGTCGGCTCGTCCGGTCGCGCCCGGAGATCGACGCCCCGCGGATCGCCGATCTCCCGGACCTGTCCGGGGAGCTGACCGTCTACCTCGGCGGGGGTGAAGGTGGGCTCTACCGCAGCCTGATGGAGCTGTTCGAGCGGATCTACGACGACTTCACCGCCGTCCCCAGTGCCGGCGGCACCGCCGAACAGGCGAACAAGCTGCTCACCGAGCAGGAGAACACCCCGGCGGACGTGTTCTGGTCGGTGGACGCCGGCTCGCTGTCCGTCGTCGCCGACGAGGGGCTGACGACGGCGCTGTCGAGCGAGGCCGTCGCGGACGTGCCCTCGGAGTTCCGCCCGGACAACCAGTGGGTCGGGACGGCCGGTCGCGCCCGGGCGGTGCCGTACAACACCGACCAGGTGTCGGCCGACGAGATTCCCGACTCCGTGATGGACTTCCCCGACTCGCCGGCGGTCGCGAGCGGGTTCGGCTGGGCGCCGACGTACGGCGCCTTCCAGGCGTTCGTCACCGCGATGCGGCTGTTGGAGGGTGACTCGGCCACCCGAGAGTGGCTCGGCCAGATGCAGTCGACCGCCACGGAGTACCCGGACGAGTTCCTCACCTCAAACGCCGTCGCGGACGGCGAGATCGCGGCCGGCTTCGCCAACCACTACTACGCGCTGCGGGTGCGGGACGCCCGTCCGGACGCACCGTTGGATCTCGCCTTCACCCGCGGTGGCGCCGGCGCGCTGATCAACGTCGCCGGCGCGGCACTGCTGGAGCCGAGTGACCAGACGGAGCTGGCGGAGACGTTCGTCCGACACCTCCTGTCGGCGGAGGCACAGGAGTTCTTCGCCACCCGAACGTTCGGCTACCCCACCGTGGAGGGTGTGCCGCCGGTCGGCGGACTGCCGGGGATCGGGGAGCTGGACCCGCCGTCGCTGAACCTCTCGCGGCTGTCGGACCTCGAACCGACCCTGGAACTGATGCGCGACGTGGGTGTGCTCTGA
- a CDS encoding alpha-1 4-glucan-protein synthase, with product MSQRTETRPTDPDAEYCVIVPTIREWECVREYVANAREHDFDTDRLHFVLVTEDFCDTAAMREMLAELGVSGRVFDGEAREAWFADRGLGAYDHLVPAASHAQTSFGLLYLWAEGYEFGVFLDDDTRPHEETDFFGTHARNLAAGGELPAYASDEQWVNVLGQEVDDHGLYPRGYPYSAMDEERTETTVDVERGSVVASQGLWTNVPDLDAVRILMDGDLQGQAETRTTADDYGEDFLAARGNYLTVCSMNLAFRREIVPAFYQFPMDDNPWDVGRFDDIWSGLLLKRAADLLDRRIYNGDPLCRHDKAPRSTFGDLTNEVPGLELNEHVWEVIDDAEPETIPTDTTAAYRAVAGAVADALADGSFDDWENGEFLNYCGEYLRDWLDCLAALDGADGRPVTARDATAAATDD from the coding sequence ATGAGTCAGCGGACGGAGACCAGACCGACCGACCCGGACGCCGAGTACTGCGTGATCGTGCCGACGATCCGCGAGTGGGAGTGTGTTCGGGAGTACGTGGCCAACGCGCGGGAGCACGACTTCGACACCGACCGTCTCCACTTCGTCCTCGTGACGGAGGACTTCTGTGACACGGCGGCGATGCGGGAGATGCTGGCAGAGTTGGGCGTGTCCGGCCGGGTGTTCGACGGCGAGGCCCGCGAGGCGTGGTTCGCGGACCGCGGCCTGGGGGCGTACGACCACCTCGTGCCGGCCGCGAGCCACGCACAGACCTCCTTCGGACTCCTGTACCTCTGGGCGGAGGGGTACGAGTTCGGGGTGTTCCTCGACGACGACACTCGGCCCCACGAGGAGACGGACTTCTTCGGCACCCACGCCCGGAATCTCGCCGCTGGCGGGGAGCTGCCGGCGTACGCCTCCGACGAGCAGTGGGTGAACGTCCTCGGTCAGGAGGTCGACGACCACGGCCTGTACCCCCGCGGGTACCCGTACAGCGCGATGGACGAGGAACGCACGGAGACGACTGTCGACGTGGAGCGAGGCTCCGTCGTCGCCTCACAGGGGCTGTGGACGAACGTCCCGGACCTGGACGCCGTCCGCATCCTGATGGACGGTGACCTCCAGGGCCAGGCCGAGACCAGGACGACCGCCGACGACTACGGCGAGGACTTCCTGGCGGCCCGGGGGAACTACCTCACCGTCTGTTCGATGAACCTCGCCTTCCGCCGGGAGATCGTCCCCGCGTTCTACCAGTTCCCGATGGACGACAACCCCTGGGACGTGGGGCGGTTCGACGACATCTGGTCGGGGCTCCTGCTCAAGCGGGCCGCGGACCTGCTCGACCGCCGGATCTACAACGGCGACCCGTTGTGCCGCCACGACAAGGCCCCCCGGTCGACGTTCGGCGACCTCACGAACGAGGTGCCGGGGCTGGAGCTGAACGAACACGTCTGGGAGGTGATCGACGACGCCGAGCCGGAGACGATCCCCACGGACACGACGGCGGCGTACCGCGCCGTCGCCGGCGCCGTCGCCGACGCGCTGGCGGACGGCTCCTTCGACGACTGGGAGAACGGGGAGTTCCTCAACTACTGCGGGGAGTACCTCCGTGACTGGCTGGACTGTCTGGCCGCGTTGGACGGGGCGGACGGCCGACCCGTGACCGCGCGCGACGCGACGGCCGCCGCGACCGACGACTGA
- a CDS encoding class I SAM-dependent methyltransferase, protein MNGQQFYTAFARLYDRVARLPGVSRVRRRVARALAPAPGDTVVDFGCGTGGNHDAVREQVGPEGTYLGVDYASGVLRIARDRAAGPRTAFLRGDATRPPVCRADAACATFLVGMLADPAGAVRAWARLVGPGGRLALLNLERSPARVAAPLNPLFRLAVRLGSPPGARSDEPAVERLERRVRAAHGQLRRLSTATVADRGALGFYRLTAGTVRPESEW, encoded by the coding sequence GTGAACGGGCAGCAGTTCTACACCGCCTTCGCCCGACTGTACGACCGAGTCGCCCGTCTCCCGGGCGTCAGCCGCGTCCGACGGCGGGTCGCTCGAGCACTCGCGCCGGCGCCGGGGGACACGGTCGTCGACTTCGGCTGCGGCACCGGCGGCAACCACGACGCCGTCCGCGAGCAGGTCGGCCCCGAGGGGACGTACCTCGGGGTGGACTACGCGTCCGGTGTCCTGCGGATCGCCCGCGACCGTGCCGCCGGCCCGCGGACGGCGTTCCTCCGCGGGGACGCGACCCGGCCGCCGGTCTGTCGCGCCGACGCCGCGTGTGCGACGTTCCTCGTCGGAATGTTGGCCGACCCCGCCGGAGCCGTCCGGGCGTGGGCGCGACTCGTCGGCCCTGGCGGTCGGCTCGCGTTGCTGAACCTAGAACGGAGCCCGGCGCGCGTCGCCGCGCCGCTGAACCCCCTCTTCCGGCTGGCCGTGCGGCTGGGGTCGCCGCCGGGTGCCCGGAGCGACGAGCCGGCGGTCGAGCGGCTGGAGCGGCGCGTCCGGGCCGCCCACGGCCAACTCCGCCGGCTGTCGACCGCGACCGTCGCCGACCGCGGGGCGCTCGGCTTCTACCGACTCACTGCCGGCACCGTCCGGCCGGAGTCGGAGTGGTAG
- a CDS encoding thiamine-phosphate synthase family protein: MKFIEEVAVEQFLPTVRSMLAEELRDRGFTQREVAEALGISQSAVSKYAHGDVSRTEEIVTDERVRETVAEVAGGLAAGDTSRVAALIELEVLIRELEAGDLLAELHETAMPELADTEYDFTVHDPDSEARARERTLGSVRRGLRLVQNTSGFATLVPNVGSNLVEALPDADSVEEVAAVPGRIFDVKGRAAVPADPEFGVSEHVAGILLTAREAGVSVDAAVDVAYTEETVERLAAAGHPTVEFAAEGGPDAVREALDDHEPTAETVVVYQAGGYGIEPIVYVLGPDAPSVVETARETL, encoded by the coding sequence GTGAAGTTCATCGAGGAGGTGGCAGTCGAGCAGTTCCTCCCCACCGTGCGGTCGATGTTGGCCGAGGAGCTGCGGGACCGCGGGTTCACACAGCGGGAGGTGGCAGAGGCGCTGGGGATCAGTCAGTCTGCGGTGTCGAAGTACGCCCACGGCGACGTGAGCCGGACCGAGGAGATCGTCACCGACGAGCGGGTTCGAGAGACGGTCGCGGAGGTGGCCGGGGGGCTCGCGGCCGGCGACACGAGTCGCGTCGCCGCCCTGATCGAACTGGAGGTGTTGATCCGGGAGCTGGAGGCGGGTGATCTGCTCGCGGAGCTCCACGAGACGGCGATGCCGGAGTTGGCCGACACGGAGTACGACTTCACCGTCCACGACCCGGACAGCGAGGCGCGGGCCCGCGAACGGACGCTCGGATCCGTCCGGCGCGGGCTCCGGCTCGTCCAGAACACCTCCGGGTTCGCCACGCTCGTCCCGAACGTCGGGTCGAACCTCGTGGAGGCGCTGCCGGACGCCGACAGCGTCGAGGAGGTGGCCGCGGTGCCCGGGCGGATCTTCGACGTGAAGGGGCGGGCGGCGGTGCCGGCGGACCCGGAGTTCGGCGTGAGCGAACACGTCGCCGGCATCCTGCTCACGGCCCGGGAGGCCGGAGTGAGCGTCGACGCCGCGGTCGACGTCGCGTACACCGAAGAGACGGTAGAGCGGTTGGCGGCGGCCGGCCACCCGACCGTCGAGTTCGCGGCCGAGGGCGGCCCCGACGCGGTCCGGGAGGCGCTGGACGACCACGAGCCGACGGCCGAGACGGTCGTCGTCTACCAGGCCGGCGGCTACGGGATCGAGCCAATCGTGTACGTGCTCGGGCCGGACGCCCCCTCGGTCGTCGAGACCGCCCGCGAGACGCTGTGA
- the dcd gene encoding dCTP deaminase, translating to MILSDADILARLGEGDLVIEPLADIDTQVQPASVDLRLGSEFLEFRRTNIPCIHPDEAGEVDEYVRESHVPEGDEFVLHPGDFVLGTTRERVEIPPDLVAHVEGRSSLGRLAIVVHATAGLADPGYEGQITLELSNLGNAPVALTPGMRISQLTFTRLTSPAERPYGEDRESKYQGQEGPQASLIGDDPEFAGGEES from the coding sequence ATGATCCTCTCGGACGCCGACATCCTCGCACGGCTCGGCGAGGGTGACCTCGTGATCGAGCCGTTGGCGGATATCGACACCCAGGTCCAGCCCGCCAGTGTCGACCTCCGGCTCGGCTCGGAGTTCCTGGAGTTTCGCCGCACCAACATTCCGTGTATCCACCCGGACGAGGCGGGTGAGGTCGACGAGTACGTCAGAGAGTCACACGTCCCCGAGGGCGACGAGTTCGTCCTCCACCCCGGGGACTTCGTCCTCGGGACGACCCGCGAGCGCGTCGAGATTCCGCCGGATCTGGTCGCACACGTCGAGGGCCGGTCGTCGCTGGGCCGGCTGGCGATCGTCGTCCACGCCACGGCCGGACTGGCGGACCCCGGCTACGAGGGCCAGATCACGCTGGAGCTGTCGAACCTGGGCAACGCGCCGGTGGCGCTCACACCGGGGATGCGGATCTCGCAGCTCACGTTCACACGGCTGACGAGCCCGGCCGAGCGGCCGTACGGCGAGGACCGCGAGTCGAAGTACCAGGGCCAGGAGGGGCCGCAGGCGTCGCTGATCGGCGACGACCCGGAGTTCGCCGGAGGTGAGGAGTCGTGA